In the genome of Kitasatospora cathayae, one region contains:
- a CDS encoding bifunctional DNA primase/polymerase produces MEDIPDAPGQDKNAGLPPLLIEAVGYAENRHWEVAPGTWLIDGDGSARCSCGDPRCALPGAHPMDADWARKASAGPGAVRRWWTERPRASILLPTGRSFDVLDVPETAGCLALARMERMDLQLGPVVVLPSSPGRVGRRLHFLVLPGVAAKLPEMLRKLGWPPGRLDLVARGEGDWTVAPPSRIGSTGYAQWARSPSESNRWLPDAAELISPLAYACGRDAPAQLQAAQPAGV; encoded by the coding sequence GTGGAAGACATCCCCGACGCTCCCGGCCAGGACAAGAACGCCGGCCTGCCCCCGCTGCTGATCGAAGCCGTCGGCTACGCCGAGAACCGCCACTGGGAAGTGGCCCCGGGCACCTGGCTGATCGACGGCGACGGCTCCGCCCGCTGCTCCTGCGGCGACCCGCGCTGCGCGCTGCCGGGCGCCCACCCGATGGACGCGGACTGGGCCCGCAAGGCGAGTGCCGGACCGGGCGCGGTGCGGCGCTGGTGGACCGAACGGCCCAGGGCCTCGATCCTGCTGCCGACCGGCCGGTCCTTCGACGTCCTGGACGTGCCGGAGACGGCCGGGTGCCTGGCGCTGGCCCGGATGGAGCGGATGGACCTCCAGCTCGGCCCGGTCGTGGTGCTGCCGAGCTCGCCGGGGCGGGTCGGGCGGCGGCTGCACTTCCTGGTGCTGCCCGGGGTCGCGGCCAAGCTGCCGGAGATGCTCCGCAAGCTGGGCTGGCCGCCCGGGCGGCTGGACCTGGTCGCCCGCGGCGAGGGGGACTGGACGGTCGCCCCGCCGTCGCGGATCGGCTCCACCGGCTACGCCCAGTGGGCCCGTTCCCCCTCCGAGTCCAACCGCTGGCTGCCGGACGCCGCCGAGCTGATCAGCCCGCTCGCGTACGCCTGCGGCCGCGACGCGCCCGCCCAGCTCCAGGCCGCCCAGCCCGCCGGGGTCTGA
- a CDS encoding metal-dependent transcriptional regulator, with amino-acid sequence MSGLIDTTEMYLRTILELEEEGIVPMRARIAERLEQSGPTVSQTVGRMERDGLLQVAGDRHLELTEEGRRLAVRVMRKHRIAECLLVDVIGLEWEQVHEEACRWEHVMSETVERKVLAMLGHPTQSPYGNPIPGLDELGDTKAEGEGFDAALVPLDAVKPGETGADVVVRRIGEPIQTDSALMSTLRRAGVRPGSTVKVTTGVGGVLVGTGEHAAELGKDIAQHVFVAQA; translated from the coding sequence ATGTCTGGGCTGATCGACACCACTGAGATGTACCTTCGCACCATCCTGGAGTTGGAGGAAGAGGGCATCGTCCCGATGCGCGCCCGGATCGCGGAGCGCCTGGAACAGAGCGGCCCCACGGTCAGCCAGACGGTCGGCCGGATGGAGCGCGACGGGCTGCTCCAGGTCGCCGGGGACCGCCACCTCGAGCTCACCGAGGAGGGCCGCCGGCTCGCCGTGCGCGTCATGCGCAAGCACCGCATCGCCGAGTGCCTGCTCGTCGACGTGATCGGCCTGGAGTGGGAGCAGGTGCACGAGGAGGCCTGCCGCTGGGAGCACGTGATGAGCGAGACGGTCGAGCGCAAGGTGCTCGCCATGCTCGGCCACCCGACCCAGTCCCCGTACGGCAACCCGATCCCGGGCCTGGACGAGCTGGGCGACACCAAGGCCGAGGGCGAGGGCTTCGACGCCGCGCTCGTCCCGCTGGACGCCGTCAAGCCGGGCGAGACCGGGGCGGACGTGGTGGTCCGCCGGATCGGCGAGCCGATCCAGACCGACAGCGCGCTGATGAGCACCCTGCGCCGGGCCGGCGTCCGGCCGGGCTCCACGGTCAAGGTGACCACCGGCGTCGGCGGCGTGCTGGTCGGCACCGGGGAGCACGCGGCGGAGCTGGGCAAGGACATCGCCCAGCACGTGTTCGTCGCCCAGGCCTGA
- a CDS encoding sugar isomerase domain-containing protein, with amino-acid sequence MNDLVGRYFDAAIAHLNRVREEEADSIEAAAALLAEAIAEGRRVFTFGAGHSSLPAQDVVYRAGGLVPMNLLNVPGMAGVTTMPAPLASALERVSGLATATLDLTPATSGDLLFLISLSGRQVMPVELARYARDRGLKVIGVTSLAYPGEVPPAHPSGTYLKDHCDVVLDSKVAVGDGELTHPGAETSFGPVSTVVTSALMQAVVASAVGRLADRAAAGDAPAPPLFRSGNVPGGTEWNAKQMAENAERVLYTY; translated from the coding sequence ATGAACGACCTGGTCGGCAGGTACTTCGACGCCGCGATCGCCCACCTGAACCGGGTCCGCGAGGAGGAGGCCGACAGCATCGAGGCGGCGGCCGCCCTGCTGGCCGAGGCGATCGCCGAGGGCCGCCGGGTCTTCACCTTCGGCGCCGGGCACTCCTCGCTGCCGGCCCAGGACGTGGTCTACCGGGCCGGCGGGCTGGTCCCGATGAACCTGCTGAACGTGCCCGGGATGGCCGGGGTGACGACGATGCCCGCGCCGCTGGCCAGCGCGCTGGAGCGGGTCTCCGGGCTCGCCACCGCGACCCTGGACCTGACCCCGGCGACCAGCGGGGACCTGCTGTTCCTGATCTCGCTGTCCGGCCGCCAGGTGATGCCGGTCGAGCTGGCCCGGTACGCCCGGGACCGCGGGCTGAAGGTGATCGGGGTGACCTCGCTGGCCTACCCGGGCGAGGTGCCCCCGGCGCACCCGTCCGGCACCTACCTGAAGGACCACTGCGACGTGGTGCTGGACAGCAAGGTCGCGGTCGGCGACGGCGAGCTGACCCACCCGGGCGCCGAGACCTCCTTCGGCCCGGTCTCCACCGTCGTCACCAGCGCGCTGATGCAGGCCGTGGTCGCCTCGGCGGTCGGCCGGCTGGCGGACCGGGCCGCCGCCGGGGACGCCCCCGCGCCGCCGCTGTTCCGCTCCGGCAACGTCCCGGGGGGCACCGAGTGGAACGCCAAGCAGATGGCCGAGAACGCCGAGCGCGTCCTCTACACCTACTGA
- a CDS encoding DUF4231 domain-containing protein, with translation MSERELLPEFFWAADAASLRGQRRSVLLSAWELALLLVAAATGSADGEPWAWSAAAAYLGAMALAVVISRQNPQGLWYEGRAAAESVKTLAWKFAVRADAYRPPPRSLPDAEGLYRFQLTRVLGAFRNGPVAVPAAGVEITEAMRDLRGQPLAVRREVYLNERIRVQHDWYRDKARYCARAGYWTGVLGVLLPALGLALAVLRALGAFTYDALGTVSAVAASVTAWAQLRQYRPLAAAYGLAAEELELIRLQLTRLDLESTDAEEIWARLARDAEDAVSREHTTWQARREVRTTTDREH, from the coding sequence GTGAGCGAGCGGGAGCTGCTGCCCGAGTTCTTCTGGGCAGCCGACGCGGCCTCGCTGCGCGGCCAGCGCCGCTCGGTGCTGCTCTCCGCCTGGGAGCTGGCGCTGCTGCTGGTCGCCGCCGCGACCGGCTCGGCCGACGGCGAGCCGTGGGCCTGGTCGGCCGCCGCGGCCTACCTGGGCGCGATGGCGCTGGCGGTGGTGATCAGCCGGCAGAACCCGCAGGGCCTGTGGTACGAGGGCCGGGCGGCCGCCGAGTCGGTGAAGACGCTGGCCTGGAAGTTCGCCGTCCGGGCGGACGCCTACCGGCCGCCGCCGCGCAGCCTGCCGGACGCCGAGGGGCTGTACCGCTTCCAGCTCACCCGGGTGCTGGGGGCCTTCCGGAACGGCCCGGTGGCCGTGCCGGCGGCCGGTGTCGAGATCACCGAGGCCATGCGGGACCTGCGCGGGCAGCCGCTGGCGGTGCGCCGCGAGGTGTACCTGAACGAGCGGATCCGGGTGCAGCACGACTGGTACCGCGACAAGGCCCGCTACTGCGCCCGCGCCGGGTACTGGACCGGCGTGCTGGGCGTGCTGCTGCCGGCGCTGGGCCTGGCGCTGGCGGTGCTGCGGGCGCTCGGCGCGTTCACCTACGACGCGCTGGGCACGGTCTCGGCGGTGGCCGCCTCGGTGACGGCCTGGGCGCAGCTGCGCCAGTACCGCCCGCTGGCCGCCGCGTACGGCCTGGCGGCCGAGGAGCTGGAGCTGATCCGCCTCCAACTCACCCGGCTGGACCTGGAGTCGACGGACGCCGAGGAGATCTGGGCCCGGCTGGCCCGGGACGCCGAGGACGCGGTGTCCCGCGAGCACACCACCTGGCAGGCCCGCCGGGAGGTGCGCACCACCACCGACCGGGAGCACTGA
- a CDS encoding alpha/beta fold hydrolase: MVKTADGRALAVESLGDPRGRPVFLLHGMPGSRVGPHPRSTVLYRLGVRLISYDRPGYGDSTRLFGRRVSHAAADVRTIADELGLDGFAVLGRSGGGPHALACAALLPERVSRVAVLVGLAPRNATGLDWYAGMTPSNVRAYREAERGHGRIADAMEFRSRQIKDDPVRLLNGLRTELSPADREVVADSGLRRMLQSNYREAFRHGADGWIDDVLAFTADWGFELGSIGVPTWLWHGADDQFSPVDHSRWLADHIPGAELFLEPGAAHFGAFRVMTTALAWAAG, from the coding sequence ATGGTCAAAACGGCGGACGGCCGCGCCCTCGCCGTCGAGTCCCTCGGCGACCCGCGCGGCCGTCCGGTGTTCCTGCTGCACGGCATGCCCGGCAGCCGGGTCGGCCCGCACCCGCGCAGCACCGTGCTGTACCGGCTGGGGGTGCGGCTGATCTCGTACGACCGGCCCGGCTACGGCGATTCCACCCGCCTGTTCGGCCGCCGGGTGTCCCACGCGGCGGCCGATGTGCGCACCATCGCCGACGAGTTGGGGCTGGACGGCTTCGCCGTGCTGGGCCGTTCCGGCGGCGGCCCGCACGCGCTGGCCTGCGCGGCGCTGCTGCCGGAGCGGGTCAGTCGGGTGGCGGTGCTGGTGGGGCTGGCGCCGCGCAACGCGACCGGCCTGGACTGGTACGCGGGGATGACCCCGTCCAACGTCCGCGCCTACCGGGAGGCGGAGCGCGGGCACGGCCGGATCGCCGACGCGATGGAGTTCCGCTCCCGGCAGATCAAGGACGACCCGGTCCGGCTGCTGAACGGGCTGCGCACCGAACTCTCGCCGGCCGACCGGGAGGTGGTGGCGGACAGCGGGCTGCGGCGGATGCTGCAGAGCAACTACCGGGAGGCGTTCCGGCACGGCGCGGACGGCTGGATCGACGACGTGCTGGCGTTCACCGCCGACTGGGGCTTCGAGCTCGGGTCGATCGGGGTGCCGACCTGGTTGTGGCACGGCGCGGACGACCAGTTCTCGCCGGTCGACCACTCCCGCTGGCTGGCCGACCACATCCCGGGCGCCGAGCTCTTCCTGGAGCCCGGCGCCGCGCACTTCGGGGCGTTCCGGGTGATGACCACGGCCCTGGCCTGGGCGGCGGGTTAG
- a CDS encoding 2-hydroxyacid dehydrogenase, which produces MDTPPPVLVTRRPAPGVLDRLTARYAVTCRESDQGLDRAELLAAVRGRRAVLTTLNDRVDAEFLEAAGPQLEIVANHAVGYHNIDLAACAERGVVVTNTPGVLTNATAETAWALLLAAARRLGEGERLLRSGTPWTWGPNFLLGLELAGTPLGVLGMGRIGQSVARRARAFDMPVSYHNRSELPPEQADGAEWKPLEELLATSTVLVVTCPCTDETRHLLDARRLAMLPPGAVVVSMTAGVVDEEALAAALESGALFAAAVDNFEHEPDVPSALLAQERAVLVPHLGSATVRTRQAMGGLAVDNILAVLGGAEPLTPVKA; this is translated from the coding sequence ATGGATACCCCGCCCCCGGTCCTGGTCACCCGACGCCCCGCACCCGGCGTCCTCGACCGGCTCACCGCCCGGTACGCCGTCACCTGCCGCGAGAGCGACCAGGGGCTGGACCGGGCCGAACTGCTCGCCGCCGTACGCGGCCGCCGGGCCGTGCTCACCACCCTGAACGACCGGGTCGACGCCGAGTTCCTGGAGGCGGCGGGCCCGCAACTGGAGATCGTCGCCAACCACGCGGTCGGCTACCACAACATCGACCTCGCGGCCTGCGCCGAACGCGGCGTGGTGGTCACCAACACCCCCGGCGTGCTCACCAACGCCACCGCCGAGACCGCCTGGGCACTGCTGCTGGCCGCCGCCCGCAGGCTCGGCGAGGGCGAGCGGCTGCTGCGCTCCGGCACGCCCTGGACCTGGGGGCCCAACTTCCTGCTCGGCCTGGAACTGGCCGGCACCCCGCTCGGCGTGCTCGGCATGGGCCGGATCGGGCAGTCGGTGGCCCGCCGGGCCCGCGCCTTCGACATGCCGGTCAGCTACCACAACCGCAGCGAACTGCCGCCCGAGCAGGCCGACGGCGCCGAGTGGAAGCCGCTGGAGGAGCTGCTCGCCACCTCCACCGTGCTGGTCGTCACCTGCCCGTGCACCGACGAGACCCGGCACCTGCTGGACGCCCGTCGGCTGGCCATGCTGCCGCCCGGGGCGGTGGTGGTCAGCATGACCGCCGGCGTGGTGGACGAGGAGGCACTGGCCGCCGCGCTCGAGTCCGGGGCGCTGTTCGCCGCCGCCGTGGACAACTTCGAGCACGAGCCGGACGTCCCGTCCGCGCTGCTCGCCCAGGAGCGCGCGGTGCTGGTCCCGCACCTGGGCAGCGCCACCGTGCGGACCCGGCAGGCGATGGGCGGCCTGGCGGTGGACAACATCCTCGCCGTGCTCGGTGGTGCCGAGCCGCTGACCCCGGTGAAGGCCTAA
- the fxsT gene encoding FxSxx-COOH system tetratricopeptide repeat protein, with the protein MSDNTTRNLRVGAAELAAAREAARRAAEQDRQGRIITFYSYKGGTGRTMALANTAWILAANGFRVLTVDWDLEAPGLAKFFHPFLDPASLAGTTGMMDLIAEYREEALRPVEHAEGWHLDFARVHPHALSLSWPHFPAGGSLDFLSAGQFNRDYSEAVTHLDWDIFYDRFDGGQFFDALKADMAKRYDYVLIDSRTGLSDIAEICTVQMPDDLVVCFTLSDQSIDGASRIAQHIHDRYRDRGIRILPVPMRIDEGEKEKADAGRALARVRFDGLPAGLSGEELAGYWGSVEIPYRPFYAYEEILATFGDQTGTPTSMLAACERLTSMITEGRVTGLPPVDEEVRLRYVDAFTRRRPSVPADLYLSYVPEDRMWADWIESVLTRAGFRVLPRDLSAGTDPREETERGIDSAYRTVAVLSPAYQRSPQARALWESVVNSDPSGTRRQLLPVRVGDVRLTAPFSNRNPVDLVGRDEAQSVQSLLRALGRGDAPLDDAPSGGPRFPGSKPSVWDVPPRNPSFTGRAAVLEQLRNQLRGGMAAVLPTPQTLYGLGGVGKTQVALEYAHRFMSDYDLVWWIDAEQTELVAPALAELARRLGLRVGDSVTEAAEAAREALRRGVPTSRWLLIFDNADEPGEIRRFFPGGSGHILVTSRNQAWTGHAEALEVDVFTRGESVEHLCRRARSLSRADADRVAEAVGDLPLAVEVAAAWLDTTGTPVDTYVTQLHAEAARALAVDHPTDYPTPVAATWNVSIGRLRQQSPAAVRLLQLCAFFAPEPISMNLFYSDQMIRALVKYDADLSDKFMLGKVIQAIGRYALAKVDAGSNSFQVHRLVQAVIRAGMNDEEQEVAVHEVHRILTGARPVLGDTDDPANWPAFDEIWPHLSPSKAHNCDEADTRQLLIDRVRYLWKRGELDRARDLGHALDTEWTSKLGEDDRQTLLLRFQLANVLRSQGSYAEALALDEATLERQRALLGEHHPYTLMTAGSLGADRRALGRFQAALDLDREILDQFRELFGDDNPRTLSMANNLAIDYRLVGESEAARELDQETLDRRTAVLGPKHPYTLITKSALARDLRELGDYRGSADLLQEVTADFGDGLDPGLPESLRNAKSLAVSLRRMGQLADARRITKETYERYLERYGADAPDALACALNLAADHSAFGDKEAARDLCATVYDGHRRLFGDEHPFTLACANNLGIYLRGSGDVQGAIDTGRATVEGLTRSVGPDHPYTLNAMINLANAYGDDGQTGLAEELGRAAYAGLCARYSPQHPDAVACEANLAVTLRAAGRHTQAAELRARAISELIRQFGEEHPNTVSARGWKRINRDLEPQPV; encoded by the coding sequence ATGAGTGACAACACCACCAGGAACCTCCGCGTCGGCGCCGCCGAGCTGGCCGCCGCGCGCGAGGCCGCCCGGCGGGCCGCGGAGCAGGACCGCCAGGGCCGGATCATCACCTTCTACTCCTACAAGGGCGGCACCGGCCGCACCATGGCCCTGGCCAACACCGCCTGGATCCTCGCCGCCAACGGCTTCCGGGTGCTCACCGTCGACTGGGACCTGGAGGCGCCCGGCCTCGCCAAGTTCTTCCACCCCTTCCTCGACCCGGCCTCCCTCGCCGGCACCACCGGGATGATGGACCTCATCGCCGAGTACCGCGAGGAGGCGCTGCGCCCGGTCGAGCACGCCGAGGGCTGGCACCTGGACTTCGCCCGGGTCCACCCGCACGCGCTGTCGCTGTCCTGGCCGCACTTCCCGGCCGGCGGCAGCCTGGACTTCCTCTCCGCGGGCCAGTTCAACCGCGACTACTCCGAGGCCGTCACCCACCTCGACTGGGACATCTTCTACGACCGCTTCGACGGCGGGCAGTTCTTCGACGCGCTCAAGGCCGACATGGCCAAGCGGTACGACTACGTGCTGATCGACTCCCGCACCGGCCTGTCCGACATCGCCGAGATCTGCACCGTCCAGATGCCCGACGACCTGGTGGTCTGCTTCACCCTCAGCGACCAGTCCATCGACGGCGCCTCCCGGATCGCCCAGCACATCCACGACCGCTACCGCGACCGCGGCATCCGCATCCTGCCCGTCCCGATGCGCATCGACGAGGGCGAGAAGGAGAAGGCCGACGCCGGCCGCGCCCTCGCCCGGGTCCGCTTCGACGGCCTGCCCGCGGGCCTGAGCGGCGAGGAACTCGCCGGCTACTGGGGCTCGGTGGAGATCCCGTACCGGCCGTTCTACGCCTACGAGGAGATCCTCGCGACCTTCGGCGACCAGACCGGCACCCCCACCTCGATGCTGGCCGCCTGCGAACGGCTCACCTCGATGATCACCGAGGGCCGGGTCACCGGACTGCCGCCGGTGGACGAGGAGGTGCGGCTGCGCTACGTGGACGCCTTCACCCGCCGCCGCCCCTCCGTCCCCGCGGACCTCTACCTGTCCTACGTGCCCGAGGACCGGATGTGGGCGGACTGGATCGAGTCGGTGCTGACCCGGGCCGGCTTCCGGGTGCTGCCGCGCGACCTCAGCGCCGGCACCGACCCGCGCGAGGAGACCGAGCGCGGCATCGACTCCGCCTACCGCACCGTCGCCGTGCTCTCGCCCGCCTACCAGCGCTCCCCGCAGGCCCGTGCGCTGTGGGAGTCGGTGGTCAACTCCGACCCCTCCGGCACCCGGCGCCAGCTGCTGCCGGTGCGCGTCGGCGACGTCCGGCTCACCGCGCCGTTCAGCAACCGCAACCCGGTCGACCTGGTCGGCCGCGACGAGGCGCAGTCCGTGCAGAGCCTGCTGCGCGCCCTGGGCCGCGGCGACGCCCCGCTCGACGACGCCCCGAGCGGCGGCCCGCGCTTCCCCGGCAGCAAGCCCTCGGTCTGGGACGTGCCGCCGCGCAACCCCTCCTTCACCGGCCGCGCCGCCGTCCTCGAGCAGCTGCGCAACCAGCTGCGCGGCGGGATGGCGGCCGTGCTGCCCACCCCGCAGACCCTGTACGGGCTCGGCGGCGTCGGCAAGACCCAGGTCGCCCTGGAGTACGCCCACCGGTTCATGTCCGACTACGACCTGGTCTGGTGGATCGACGCCGAGCAGACCGAACTGGTGGCCCCCGCGCTCGCCGAACTCGCCCGCCGGCTCGGCCTGCGGGTCGGCGACTCGGTCACCGAGGCCGCCGAGGCCGCCCGGGAGGCGCTGCGCCGCGGCGTGCCCACCTCGCGCTGGCTGCTGATCTTCGACAACGCCGACGAGCCCGGCGAGATCCGCCGCTTCTTCCCCGGCGGCTCCGGCCACATCCTGGTCACCTCCCGCAACCAGGCCTGGACCGGGCACGCCGAGGCGCTGGAGGTGGACGTCTTCACCCGCGGCGAGAGCGTCGAGCACCTGTGCCGGCGCGCCCGCAGCCTCTCCAGGGCGGACGCCGACCGGGTCGCCGAGGCCGTCGGCGACCTGCCGCTGGCCGTCGAGGTGGCCGCCGCCTGGCTCGACACCACCGGCACCCCGGTGGACACCTACGTCACCCAGCTGCACGCCGAGGCCGCCCGCGCCCTCGCCGTCGACCACCCCACCGACTACCCGACCCCGGTCGCCGCGACCTGGAACGTGTCGATCGGACGGCTGCGCCAGCAGTCCCCGGCCGCCGTGCGGCTGCTGCAGCTGTGCGCCTTCTTCGCGCCCGAGCCGATCTCGATGAACCTCTTCTACAGCGACCAGATGATCCGGGCGCTGGTGAAGTACGACGCCGACCTCAGCGACAAGTTCATGCTCGGCAAGGTCATCCAGGCGATCGGCCGGTACGCGCTGGCCAAGGTCGACGCCGGCAGCAACAGCTTCCAGGTGCACCGGCTCGTCCAGGCGGTCATCCGGGCCGGGATGAACGACGAGGAGCAGGAGGTCGCAGTCCACGAGGTGCACCGCATCCTCACCGGCGCCCGGCCCGTCCTCGGCGACACCGACGACCCGGCCAACTGGCCCGCCTTCGACGAGATCTGGCCCCACCTGTCGCCCTCCAAGGCGCACAACTGCGACGAGGCCGACACCCGCCAGCTGCTCATCGACCGGGTCCGCTACCTGTGGAAGCGCGGCGAACTCGACCGCGCCCGCGACCTCGGCCACGCCCTGGACACCGAGTGGACCAGCAAGCTCGGCGAGGACGACCGGCAGACCCTGCTGCTGCGCTTCCAGCTCGCCAACGTGCTGCGCTCCCAGGGAAGTTACGCCGAGGCGCTGGCGCTGGACGAAGCCACCCTGGAGCGCCAGCGGGCGCTGCTGGGCGAGCACCACCCGTACACCCTGATGACGGCCGGCTCGCTCGGCGCCGACCGCCGGGCGCTCGGCCGCTTCCAGGCCGCGCTCGACCTCGACCGTGAAATCCTCGACCAGTTCCGCGAGTTGTTCGGGGACGACAACCCGCGCACCCTCTCCATGGCGAACAACCTGGCGATCGACTACCGCCTCGTCGGCGAGAGCGAGGCCGCCCGCGAACTCGACCAGGAGACCCTGGACCGGCGCACCGCCGTGCTCGGGCCCAAGCACCCGTACACCCTCATCACCAAGTCCGCCCTCGCCCGGGACCTGCGCGAACTCGGCGACTACCGCGGCTCGGCCGACCTGCTCCAGGAAGTCACCGCGGACTTCGGCGACGGGCTGGATCCGGGCCTGCCGGAGAGCCTGCGCAACGCCAAGTCACTGGCCGTCTCACTGCGCCGGATGGGCCAGCTCGCCGACGCCCGCCGGATCACCAAGGAGACCTACGAGCGCTACCTGGAACGCTACGGCGCCGACGCCCCCGACGCGCTGGCCTGTGCGCTCAACCTGGCCGCCGACCACAGTGCCTTCGGTGACAAGGAGGCCGCCCGCGACCTGTGCGCCACCGTCTACGACGGCCACCGGCGGCTGTTCGGCGACGAGCACCCGTTCACCCTGGCCTGCGCCAACAACCTCGGCATCTACCTGCGCGGCAGCGGCGACGTCCAGGGCGCCATCGACACCGGCCGGGCCACCGTCGAGGGCCTGACCCGATCCGTCGGGCCGGACCATCCGTACACCCTCAACGCGATGATCAACCTGGCCAACGCCTACGGCGACGACGGCCAGACCGGACTCGCCGAGGAGCTCGGCCGGGCCGCGTACGCGGGCCTGTGCGCGCGCTACTCCCCGCAGCACCCGGACGCGGTGGCCTGCGAGGCCAACCTGGCGGTCACCCTGCGCGCGGCCGGCCGGCACACCCAGGCCGCCGAACTGCGCGCCCGGGCGATCTCCGAGCTGATCCGGCAGTTCGGCGAGGAGCACCCCAACACGGTGTCCGCGCGCGGCTGGAAGCGGATCAACCGCGACCTGGAGCCGCAGCCGGTGTGA
- a CDS encoding TIR-like protein FxsC has translation MTDRGWDEDEARPYFFLSYAHTPKSGARGAGDPNHWVRQLYRDLCEAVLQLTTVPAGVPVGFMDESMHQGELWADRLSEELASCRVFVPLYSPRYFNSVPCGQEWHAFTRRPVYPATIDAERTSGIVPVLWAPMSRYRLPKVASELQFNHAGFGPDYATEGLYALMKLSYFRAAYELAVHRLAARIVQVAEETVIPVGRRLDFNSLPSAFNVTAPTKQLRISVLTYHQGELPPDRNPDFYGSRRTDWHPYRPAGSPIAQHAVRLARQLGFQPTVHEFDDEVESIIEGNAEAPGLLLLDRWALRDPHRRELVRRFDRCDATWVSVLEPWNSDDPECDGGGRELVELSDQTLRITRRAGRPSFLGVTGPTGLNTLEDFDDALPRAAMKAKYAFEGRTRAEPEEPPAPRPSLREAFRRGPAAYGPDGFGGHRPESYGPDPFDRDDDPDDDADDNRDNRDDDHRDARNDDHRDTRDEP, from the coding sequence GTGACTGACCGGGGCTGGGACGAGGACGAGGCCCGGCCGTACTTCTTCCTCTCCTACGCGCACACCCCCAAGTCCGGTGCGCGCGGTGCCGGCGACCCGAACCACTGGGTACGGCAGCTGTACCGGGACCTCTGCGAGGCGGTGCTGCAGCTCACCACCGTCCCGGCCGGGGTGCCGGTCGGGTTCATGGACGAGTCCATGCACCAGGGCGAGTTGTGGGCCGATCGGCTGTCCGAGGAACTGGCGAGCTGCCGGGTGTTCGTGCCGCTGTACTCGCCCCGGTACTTCAACAGCGTTCCGTGCGGCCAGGAGTGGCACGCCTTCACCCGCCGCCCGGTGTATCCGGCGACCATCGACGCCGAGCGCACCAGCGGCATCGTCCCGGTGCTGTGGGCGCCGATGAGCCGCTACCGGCTGCCCAAGGTGGCCAGTGAACTCCAGTTCAACCACGCGGGGTTCGGGCCGGACTACGCCACCGAGGGCCTGTACGCGCTGATGAAGCTCAGCTACTTCCGGGCCGCGTACGAGCTGGCCGTGCACCGGCTGGCCGCGCGGATCGTGCAGGTCGCGGAGGAGACGGTGATCCCGGTCGGGCGCCGGCTGGACTTCAACTCGCTGCCCAGCGCCTTCAACGTGACCGCTCCGACCAAGCAGCTGCGGATCTCCGTACTCACCTACCACCAGGGCGAGTTGCCGCCCGACCGCAACCCCGACTTCTACGGCTCCCGGCGCACCGACTGGCACCCCTACCGCCCGGCCGGGTCGCCGATCGCCCAGCACGCGGTCCGCCTGGCCCGGCAGTTGGGGTTCCAGCCGACCGTGCACGAGTTCGACGACGAGGTGGAGTCGATCATCGAGGGCAACGCCGAGGCCCCCGGACTGCTGCTGCTGGACCGGTGGGCGCTGCGCGACCCGCACCGGCGCGAGCTGGTCCGCCGCTTCGACCGCTGCGACGCCACCTGGGTGAGCGTGCTGGAGCCGTGGAACAGCGACGACCCCGAGTGCGACGGCGGCGGCCGTGAACTGGTCGAGCTCAGCGACCAGACGCTGCGGATCACCCGGCGGGCCGGCCGCCCGAGCTTCCTCGGGGTGACCGGCCCGACCGGGCTGAACACCCTGGAGGACTTCGACGACGCGTTGCCCCGGGCGGCGATGAAGGCCAAGTACGCCTTCGAGGGCCGCACCAGGGCCGAACCGGAGGAGCCGCCGGCGCCCCGGCCGAGCCTGCGGGAGGCCTTCCGGCGCGGACCGGCGGCGTACGGGCCGGACGGCTTCGGCGGACACCGGCCGGAATCCTACGGACCGGACCCCTTCGACCGCGACGACGATCCCGACGACGACGCGGACGACAACCGCGACAACCGCGACGACGACCACCGCGACGCCCGTAACGACGACCACCGCGACACCCGCGACGAACCGTGA
- a CDS encoding DUF397 domain-containing protein, which yields MEPMERMEQLDWQRSSFSEDEANYLEIASEGEFVYIRESDNPELVVTTTRVKLNAWILGAKDGEFDHFVGL from the coding sequence ATGGAGCCCATGGAGCGCATGGAGCAGCTCGACTGGCAGAGGTCGAGCTTCAGCGAGGACGAGGCCAACTACCTGGAGATCGCCTCCGAGGGCGAGTTCGTCTACATCCGCGAGTCCGACAACCCCGAGCTGGTCGTCACCACCACGCGCGTCAAGCTCAACGCCTGGATCCTGGGCGCCAAGGACGGCGAGTTCGACCACTTCGTCGGCCTCTGA